A stretch of the Malus sylvestris chromosome 10, drMalSylv7.2, whole genome shotgun sequence genome encodes the following:
- the LOC126584186 gene encoding uncharacterized protein LOC126584186, whose translation MEQFRRLTRELREIKKTAEEALKKAEAKNAVEGATGTKRQRAEEEDKGGSSSSAPYRVEVTKNQGEEDHRGKGSKKVKDVDLREQIEKIVKGYKPQTLAELALEAARGIRKSSFTENILKAKKPAKFTQPKFRLFEGATDPVEHIYHFQQQMALEGDDEALMCKLFPSSLSGSSLTWFRQLKPRSIGSFTELCEAFISQYVCNRRPRKDITILFNTKQNVGESLKSYMTRFTEEMSTLAECDSHTASLAFREGALPGTKMRRSLIETPPLDMREVMARADGIIRLEEEEFIQSKQATATIVTSPAGTTTKDLSGN comes from the coding sequence ATGGAACAATTTAGAAGGCTAACGAGGGAATTGCGTGAAATAAAAAAGACAGCAGAGGAGGCGTTGAAGAAGGCTGAAGCGAAAAACGCAGTAGAAGGTGCAACCGGCACCaagagacaacgtgcagaagaggAAGATAAGGGGGGCAGCTCTAGTAGCGCGCCATACCGTGTTGAAGTGACGAAAAATCAGGGCGAAGAGGATCACAGGGGAAAAGGATCGAAAAAGGTAAAGGATGTTGATTTGCGAGAACAAATTGAGAAGATTGTGAAGGGATACAAGCCCCAGACCCTGGCAGAACTTGCCTTGGAAGCAGCCAGAGGGATTCGCAAATCGTCGTTCACAGAGAACATCCTGAAAGCTAAAAAACCTGCCAAGTTCACCCAACCAAAGTTTAGGCTATTCGAAGGTGCAACTGATCCCGTCGAACACATTTACCACTTTCAACAACAAATGGCGCTTGAAGGAGACGATGAGGCCCTAATGTGCAAGTTGTTCCCCTCAAGTCTTTCGGGGTCATCGTTAACTTGGTTCAGGCAACTAAAACCGAGGTCTATTGGAAGTTTCACAGAGCTTTGCGAAGCATTCATATCCCAATATGTCTGCAATCGGAGGCCAAGAAAAGATATTACGATCTTGTTCAACACCAAACAAAATGTTGGTGAGAGCCTCAAAAGCTACATGACTAGGTTCACCGAAGAGATGTCCACCCTAGCAGAATGTGATTCCCACACTGCGTCTTTGGCATTCCGAGAAGGGGCGTTGCCTGGAACAAAGATGCGTAGGTCATTGATCGAAACGCCACCACTAGACATGAGGGAGGTGATGGCCCGAGCTGATGGAATCATCAGATTAGAGGAAGAGGAATTTATCCAATCAAAGCAGGCCACCGCGACTATTGTTACATCTCCAGCGGGCACTACCACGAAAGATTTGAGTGGGAATTGA
- the LOC126584915 gene encoding auxin-induced protein 15A-like, translated as MGIRVADIVLHHAKQIVRRHKRSQHFKYQFLYIPLASTITATTTLDVPKGCFAVYVGEEDEEKKRFVIPVSYLNHPSFQDLLSQAAEEFGFDHQVGGLRIPCSERHFTDLTFCLNIR; from the coding sequence ATGGGCATTCGTGTAGCAGACATTGTTCTTCATCATGCTAAGCAAATTGTCCGAAGACATAAGAGGTCTCAACATTTCAAGTACCAATTCTTATATATACCACTTGCATCGACAATAACAGCAACAACAACGTTGGATGTTCCGAAAGGCTGTTTTGCGGTTTATGTCGGAGAGGAAGACGAGGAGAAGAAGCGGTTTGTGATTccggtttcctacttgaaccaCCCTTCATTCCAAGATTTGTTGAGTCAGGCTGCCGAAGAGTTTGGTTTTGATCATCAAGTGGGTGGCCTTAGAATTCCTTGCAGTGAAAGGCATTTTACGGACCTCACTTTCTGTTTAAATATTAGATAA